A genomic window from Tolypothrix sp. PCC 7910 includes:
- a CDS encoding NACHT domain-containing protein, protein MSLINLDLVFSAITGIANPLIKEKILRSETVIKLLQQFNLDPEHPPADFSGVYAYALVEYGVGKPKPLLELFRQEAVKQAFRTALDHNNPSILLSEVDAFLNAYTLGDDIRSLELDIRREVAEFATVFIEVAKRSRTPADVLMNQKIGSLHKRIASIQEQLERLPTLEGIRTEIARLAVDNYPALPPSATENQCRAIALAQQMRGWFETLGYDFEKYEIWAEEYFEWIIQIPVRRSYDRILIRGVAGEIGLSDVMALRSSVEAQKTDEGWLVTTRRISRAARDEVKKEANRHLDCFTFDELIDLDADFNAYLDWLEAEIKRRKIDTKYVPLACTKEEIDPITKQRIGMSRYDEEDGWIDGYIDLWLDDPAKEHISILGEFGTGKTWFVFHYAWTALQRYRDAQKRGVERPRLPLVITLRDFAKALNVENVLAGFFFTQHNIRINSEVFDQLNRMGKLLLIFDGFDEMAAKVDRQQMINNFWELAKVVVPGAKVILTCRTEHFPEAKEGRALLNAELQASTKKLTGETPQFEVLELEKFNDEQIRQVLSYQAEAATVEQVLSNPQLLDLARRPVMTDLILEALPDIEVGKPVDMSRVYLYAVRRKMERDIKAERTFTSLADKLYFLCELSWEMLSTDQMSLNYRLFPERIRRLFGFSVQEEKDLDHWHYDMMAQTMLVRNADGDYTPAHRSLLEFFVAYKFAAELGALASDFTELAQARSLVDKTVAPADYTWSGYFSRQGSGEAMPAATPLGNAPLREFTSESLDKLKETFGKALLTKVVMDLFLPMLANKDSLINVIEATRHKTEDEVGYLGGNAGRVLLNVDQTALEAKDLSYTVIKGVDFTNASLRYVDFTKANVKDSLFAKVLGSVRSVAFSPDGKFLATGDNYGAIRLWQVADGKELLLCKGHSNRVNSVAFSQDGKTLASGEYQTITLWDIATGKSLKIFQGHTGWVQSLCFSRDGISLASGSRDQTVKLWNIHTGECLKSYQGHTDWVNSVAFNFQGNLLVSGSSDQMVKLWNIHTDECLKTWQAHIDGVFSVAFTSQGTYIASSGGDQTVKLWDALTGECLKNFQGHTSSVYSFAFSPDEAILVSGGYDQQIRIWDIHANKCIKILDGHTDWVMSVAFSPDGTTLASGSGDQTIKLWNTQKGECLKTLQAYTRYVHSVRFSPNGKTLVSGGGDQTVKIWDVNTGKCIKICQGHSSSVWSVAFSPDGTAIASAARDQTVKIWDVNTGKCIKTCQGHSSSVWSIAFSPNGTILASGSHDQMVKLWDIHTGECLKTLQGHTQWIRSVAFSCDGTVVASGSRDQTIKLWNIHTGKCLKTLLGHTDAVFSIAFSPEGTTLASGSGDKTLKLWEIHTGECLKTFNHGSVVLSVAFSPDGRILASGGRNQMVTLWNLRTDRNLKTLQGHTSQVVSVTFSPDGATLASSSEDGTIKIWNVQTGECLKTLRGTPPYERMNITGIKGLTEAEKATLKALGAVEDGE, encoded by the coding sequence ATGAGTTTGATTAACCTGGATTTGGTCTTCAGCGCAATTACTGGTATTGCCAATCCTTTAATTAAAGAAAAAATTCTGCGTAGTGAGACAGTAATTAAGTTACTCCAGCAATTTAATCTTGACCCAGAGCATCCGCCTGCTGATTTTAGTGGTGTTTACGCCTATGCGTTAGTAGAGTACGGTGTAGGTAAACCAAAACCATTGCTGGAATTATTCCGACAAGAAGCAGTTAAACAAGCTTTTCGCACAGCATTAGACCACAATAACCCCTCAATTCTGCTTTCTGAGGTTGATGCTTTTCTCAATGCCTATACATTGGGCGATGATATCAGAAGTTTGGAACTTGATATCAGGCGAGAGGTGGCTGAATTCGCGACGGTATTTATTGAAGTCGCGAAACGTAGCCGCACACCTGCTGATGTGTTGATGAACCAGAAAATTGGTTCTCTACATAAAAGGATTGCAAGTATCCAAGAACAACTGGAAAGATTGCCGACTTTGGAGGGAATTCGCACAGAAATAGCAAGGTTGGCAGTAGATAATTATCCCGCACTACCCCCAAGTGCAACCGAAAACCAATGTAGAGCGATCGCCCTGGCTCAACAGATGCGAGGATGGTTTGAAACCTTGGGCTATGACTTTGAAAAATATGAAATCTGGGCAGAGGAATATTTTGAATGGATAATTCAGATTCCAGTACGTCGCAGTTATGACCGCATTCTTATACGTGGTGTTGCTGGAGAAATTGGACTAAGTGATGTCATGGCATTGCGTTCCTCAGTTGAAGCGCAAAAAACTGATGAAGGATGGTTAGTAACTACCCGCCGGATTTCCCGCGCTGCAAGGGATGAAGTCAAAAAGGAAGCAAATCGTCATCTTGATTGTTTCACTTTTGATGAACTAATTGACTTGGATGCCGACTTTAATGCCTATCTTGACTGGTTAGAAGCAGAAATCAAACGCCGAAAAATTGATACTAAGTATGTACCCCTTGCTTGTACAAAAGAAGAAATTGACCCAATTACTAAGCAGCGAATCGGGATGAGTCGATATGACGAAGAAGATGGCTGGATTGATGGCTATATTGACTTGTGGCTTGATGACCCTGCAAAAGAGCATATTTCCATTCTGGGAGAATTTGGTACAGGTAAAACTTGGTTTGTCTTTCACTATGCTTGGACTGCACTGCAACGTTACCGCGATGCCCAAAAACGTGGTGTTGAACGTCCCCGTCTGCCTTTAGTAATTACCTTGCGTGACTTTGCCAAGGCGCTAAATGTGGAGAATGTTTTGGCAGGATTCTTTTTTACCCAACATAATATCCGCATCAACAGCGAAGTTTTTGACCAACTCAACCGCATGGGTAAATTGCTGCTAATTTTCGATGGTTTTGATGAAATGGCAGCAAAAGTTGATCGTCAACAAATGATTAACAACTTCTGGGAACTGGCAAAGGTGGTTGTTCCCGGTGCTAAAGTTATCCTCACCTGTCGGACTGAGCATTTCCCAGAGGCGAAAGAAGGACGCGCTTTACTAAATGCAGAATTGCAAGCATCGACTAAAAAATTAACCGGAGAAACACCGCAATTTGAAGTTTTAGAACTAGAAAAATTCAACGATGAGCAAATTCGGCAGGTGTTGTCATACCAAGCTGAAGCTGCGACAGTTGAACAAGTCTTGAGCAATCCGCAATTATTAGACTTAGCCCGTCGTCCAGTGATGACCGATTTAATCTTAGAAGCATTGCCAGATATTGAAGTGGGTAAACCCGTGGATATGTCACGGGTTTATCTGTATGCAGTGCGGCGCAAGATGGAACGAGACATCAAAGCAGAACGTACTTTTACTTCTTTGGCAGATAAACTGTACTTTTTGTGCGAACTTTCTTGGGAAATGCTCTCTACTGACCAAATGAGCTTGAATTATCGGCTTTTCCCAGAACGCATTCGCCGCTTATTTGGTTTTAGTGTTCAAGAAGAGAAGGATTTAGATCACTGGCATTATGACATGATGGCGCAGACGATGCTTGTCCGCAATGCTGATGGTGATTATACTCCCGCCCATAGATCTCTACTAGAGTTTTTTGTGGCGTATAAATTTGCCGCAGAGTTAGGGGCGTTAGCTAGCGATTTTACAGAATTAGCCCAAGCGCGATCGCTTGTAGATAAAACTGTCGCGCCTGCTGATTATACTTGGTCTGGTTATTTTTCACGTCAAGGGAGTGGGGAGGCGATGCCTGCGGCAACCCCTTTGGGGAACGCACCACTAAGAGAATTTACAAGTGAGTCATTAGATAAGTTAAAAGAGACTTTTGGCAAAGCGCTACTCACAAAAGTCGTAATGGATCTGTTTTTGCCGATGTTAGCTAACAAAGATTCTCTGATTAATGTTATTGAAGCGACGCGGCATAAAACTGAGGATGAAGTGGGTTATTTAGGGGGCAATGCAGGAAGAGTTTTATTAAATGTGGATCAAACCGCATTGGAAGCAAAAGACCTCAGTTATACGGTCATTAAAGGTGTAGATTTTACCAATGCCAGCCTGCGTTATGTAGATTTTACTAAGGCTAATGTCAAAGACTCCCTGTTTGCTAAAGTCTTGGGCAGTGTTCGTTCTGTGGCATTCAGCCCAGATGGCAAATTTTTGGCTACAGGTGATAACTATGGTGCAATTCGTTTATGGCAAGTTGCTGATGGTAAAGAACTTTTGTTATGTAAAGGGCACAGTAATAGGGTTAACTCTGTTGCCTTTAGTCAAGACGGAAAAACATTAGCTAGTGGTGAATATCAAACAATTACGCTTTGGGATATTGCTACAGGTAAAAGCTTAAAAATTTTTCAGGGGCATACTGGTTGGGTGCAGTCATTATGCTTTAGTCGGGATGGTATATCCTTGGCTAGTGGATCTAGAGACCAAACAGTGAAGCTTTGGAATATTCATACAGGTGAATGCCTAAAAAGTTATCAAGGGCATACTGATTGGGTAAATTCAGTTGCATTCAACTTTCAAGGTAATCTTCTAGTTAGTGGTAGTTCTGACCAAATGGTGAAACTCTGGAATATTCATACTGATGAATGCCTAAAAACATGGCAAGCCCACATTGATGGAGTATTCTCTGTTGCCTTCACTTCTCAAGGTACTTATATAGCTAGTAGTGGTGGAGATCAAACTGTAAAACTTTGGGATGCTTTGACAGGTGAATGTTTGAAAAATTTTCAAGGACATACCAGTTCGGTATACTCATTCGCTTTTAGTCCAGACGAGGCAATCTTAGTCAGTGGTGGTTATGACCAACAAATTAGGATCTGGGATATTCACGCTAACAAATGTATTAAAATATTAGATGGGCATACTGACTGGGTAATGTCAGTTGCCTTCAGTCCAGATGGCACAACCTTGGCTAGTGGATCTGGAGATCAGACAATTAAGCTTTGGAATACCCAAAAAGGTGAATGCCTCAAAACTCTACAAGCGTATACACGTTATGTACATTCAGTTAGATTTAGCCCAAATGGTAAAACTTTAGTTAGCGGTGGTGGAGACCAAACGGTAAAAATTTGGGATGTCAATACAGGTAAATGTATCAAAATTTGCCAAGGACATAGCAGTTCAGTGTGGTCTGTTGCCTTTAGTCCAGATGGTACAGCCATAGCCAGTGCAGCCAGAGACCAAACGGTAAAAATTTGGGATGTCAATACAGGTAAATGTATCAAAACTTGCCAAGGACATAGCAGTTCAGTATGGTCAATTGCATTTAGCCCAAATGGCACTATTCTTGCTAGTGGTAGTCATGACCAAATGGTGAAGCTTTGGGATATCCATACAGGTGAATGCCTCAAAACTTTGCAGGGACATACTCAATGGATACGCTCAGTTGCTTTCAGTTGTGATGGTACAGTTGTAGCCAGCGGTAGTAGAGACCAGACGATAAAACTATGGAATATTCATACAGGTAAATGCCTCAAAACTTTGCTTGGTCATACTGATGCCGTGTTCTCAATAGCTTTCAGTCCTGAAGGAACAACCTTGGCTAGTGGTAGTGGTGACAAAACATTAAAGCTTTGGGAAATTCATACAGGTGAATGCCTCAAAACCTTTAATCATGGCAGTGTGGTGTTGTCAGTGGCTTTTAGCCCAGATGGAAGAATTCTGGCGAGTGGTGGTAGAAATCAAATGGTAACGCTTTGGAATTTGCGTACAGATAGAAACCTGAAAACTTTACAAGGACATACAAGTCAAGTAGTTTCAGTTACCTTCAGCCCAGATGGTGCAACTCTTGCCAGTAGTAGTGAAGACGGAACTATTAAGATTTGGAATGTCCAGACTGGTGAATGCCTAAAAACTTTGAGAGGTACACCACCTTACGAACGCATGAACATCACGGGCATCAAAGGCTTAACCGAAGCTGAAAAAGCCACACTTAAAGCATTAGGTGCGGTGGAAGATGGAGAATAA
- a CDS encoding plasmid pRiA4b ORF-3 family protein has protein sequence MFLLLILEILIVYIPGNTSDFRLGELPLKTGNHLQFIFDLLDEWAFDLQLEKIEPANPKMKKPKILEIHGEAPTQYGEEEEVYSCDHTFKTYQNW, from the coding sequence TTGTTTCTATTGCTGATTTTAGAGATATTGATTGTGTATATTCCCGGAAACACCAGCGATTTTCGCTTGGGTGAATTACCACTAAAAACAGGAAATCATCTGCAATTTATCTTTGATTTACTGGATGAGTGGGCGTTTGATTTGCAGCTAGAAAAAATTGAACCTGCTAATCCCAAAATGAAAAAGCCCAAAATTCTTGAGATTCATGGTGAAGCACCAACACAGTATGGCGAAGAGGAAGAGGTTTACTCATGCGATCATACATTCAAGACTTATCAGAATTGGTAA
- a CDS encoding AAA-like domain-containing protein, which yields MDEQYIDEYIFSGSLPENASTYVTRDADNELYEALRQGKFCYVLNSRQSGKSSLRVRTMSRLREVGVECASIDLSSVSIHSATQENWYADLIVKLIDSFDLDIDFQQWWEKNKLNSSLMKFGNFLEKILLREIKENIVIFIDEIDSVLSLQFSTDYFFAFIRSCYNQRVDNPEYNRLTFCLLGVASPSNLIEDKQRTPFNIGKAISLKGFQLHEVKPLQLGLEGKFSNTQVVMEEILKWTEGQPFLTQKLCQFMVEESERENPRTVEQVVKSRIIENWEFQDEPQHLRTISERIMKSKNKIGFLNLYRKILEGKVVKYDNSEEASDLLLSGLVENQGRLKIYNQLYIFVFNQKWITRTLEKLGCPYAEQLQEWIQSGRMNNSQFLLPEEFLYKAWQWADGKSLSLVDYEFLCASLLANNISKNNSNFENKIFSALKVKEAQENTDKRLPNIRKDVRVKSSNLSKSKKQPIYNFYKNNTYIQLLMLVLGIPAIILTLQILFLQKNIDNNYILRTINQLPENTNFNSSDLKTDLLFSIIPNSTILINSEDRIIPVATPRLFENNKIISVPNTLVSSLLSNQQQKNLKLEVEIRYDGSIKVLRATDENNIIYDNPQSSEMQLIKQIENIFRYNYKDEVARWGYQRKQTLSYSLSLTILKY from the coding sequence ATGGATGAGCAATATATCGACGAATATATTTTTTCTGGAAGCTTGCCCGAAAATGCTAGTACCTATGTGACACGAGACGCAGATAATGAACTGTATGAAGCACTAAGGCAAGGGAAGTTTTGTTACGTACTTAATTCTAGACAAAGTGGAAAATCCAGCTTACGGGTGAGAACAATGAGTCGCTTGCGTGAAGTTGGTGTGGAGTGTGCATCGATTGATTTATCTTCTGTCAGTATTCATAGCGCGACGCAAGAAAATTGGTATGCAGATTTGATTGTGAAGCTAATTGATAGCTTTGACCTGGATATAGATTTTCAACAGTGGTGGGAGAAGAATAAATTAAATTCATCTTTGATGAAATTTGGTAACTTTCTGGAAAAAATATTACTGCGGGAAATTAAAGAGAATATCGTTATTTTTATTGATGAAATTGATAGTGTTTTAAGTCTGCAATTCTCTACTGATTATTTTTTTGCTTTTATTCGTTCCTGTTACAATCAGCGTGTTGATAATCCTGAATATAATCGCCTCACTTTTTGTTTATTGGGAGTTGCATCGCCTAGTAATCTAATAGAAGATAAGCAAAGAACTCCGTTTAATATTGGTAAAGCTATCTCTCTCAAAGGCTTTCAACTGCATGAGGTAAAACCATTACAGTTAGGTTTAGAGGGTAAATTTAGTAACACGCAAGTGGTTATGGAGGAAATTTTAAAGTGGACAGAAGGGCAACCTTTCCTGACGCAGAAGTTGTGTCAGTTTATGGTTGAGGAATCAGAGCGAGAAAACCCTCGCACAGTTGAGCAGGTTGTAAAATCAAGAATTATTGAAAATTGGGAATTTCAAGACGAACCACAGCATTTGAGAACAATTAGTGAACGAATAATGAAGAGTAAGAACAAAATCGGATTTCTTAATCTATACAGAAAAATTTTGGAAGGAAAAGTAGTTAAATATGATAATAGCGAAGAAGCTAGTGATTTATTACTATCTGGTTTAGTCGAAAACCAAGGTAGATTAAAAATATATAATCAACTTTACATATTTGTTTTTAATCAGAAATGGATTACTAGAACATTAGAAAAGCTTGGCTGTCCGTATGCAGAACAGCTACAAGAATGGATACAGTCTGGTCGAATGAATAATTCGCAATTCTTATTACCAGAAGAATTTTTGTATAAAGCATGGCAGTGGGCTGATGGTAAGTCATTAAGTCTTGTAGATTATGAATTTCTTTGCGCTAGCTTACTAGCGAATAACATTAGCAAAAACAATAGTAATTTTGAAAATAAAATTTTTAGTGCTTTAAAAGTTAAAGAAGCACAAGAAAATACAGACAAAAGATTACCAAACATCCGAAAAGATGTCAGAGTTAAATCATCTAACCTTTCCAAATCAAAAAAACAACCTATTTATAATTTTTATAAAAATAATACTTATATTCAGTTATTAATGCTAGTTTTGGGTATTCCTGCCATAATTCTAACTTTACAGATTCTGTTTTTACAAAAAAATATTGATAATAACTATATTTTACGGACAATTAATCAATTGCCTGAAAATACAAATTTTAATAGTAGTGATTTAAAAACAGATTTATTATTCAGCATCATCCCTAATTCAACAATACTTATAAATAGCGAAGATAGGATAATTCCTGTAGCTACTCCTCGATTATTTGAAAATAATAAAATAATTTCAGTACCAAATACTCTGGTATCATCGCTTTTGAGTAATCAGCAGCAAAAAAACTTAAAGTTAGAAGTAGAAATTAGATATGACGGCAGTATCAAAGTTCTACGTGCCACCGATGAAAATAATATAATATATGATAATCCCCAAAGTTCAGAAATGCAGTTAATCAAGCAAATAGAGAATATATTCCGTTATAATTATAAGGATGAAGTGGCTAGATGGGGTTATCAGCGCAAACAAACATTATCTTACAGTTTGTCTCTGACAATTTTAAAATATTAA
- a CDS encoding AAA-like domain-containing protein, with protein sequence MNSNNQARKILLLSANPKGTSQLRLGEEMREIKDGLKRAKKRDDYSIDTAEAVRYRDIHRAILEYEPHIIHFSGHGSGEEGLLFEDETGQVKLVDTEALAGLFQLFANRIECVVLNACYSKYQTEEIARHIDYVVGMNQAIGDKAAVEFAVGFYDALGAGQDYEFAYKLGCSVIRVAGIPQNLIPQLITKKSLLSQISPQELSTNSGMETINIYIKRPPIEEKCHKAILQPGALIRIKAPQKMGKTLLLEKLLDYARQQGYQTAKLDLKLADSSAIADLKTFLQWLCINVSDSLELEAKLDEYWQDTMGLNTSCTRYFQKYLLSVIDSPIVLAIDNFERLFKCENIFSEFCLLLRSWYETAKQGDRMGKIWKKLRLVVVNSTETYPTLDTNRSPFNVGLAIELPEFNQQQIEEMVKEHELDRHLGEQGLNQLMGLLGGHPYLLQETLSNLKNQEITLEEILTLAPTEQGIFSHHLREQLKCLQDDPQLAEAYKRVVTANEPVQLNPEITFKMHSLGLVNIVRNDCVPSCDLYRKYFSVHLR encoded by the coding sequence ATGAATAGTAATAATCAAGCTCGAAAGATCCTGCTGTTATCAGCCAATCCTAAAGGCACCAGTCAGCTTCGTCTGGGTGAGGAGATGCGCGAAATTAAAGATGGATTAAAACGAGCAAAGAAGCGTGATGATTATTCAATAGATACAGCAGAAGCAGTACGCTACAGAGACATACATAGAGCTATTCTGGAATACGAACCACATATCATTCACTTTTCTGGGCATGGTTCTGGAGAAGAAGGTTTGTTATTTGAGGATGAAACGGGTCAAGTCAAGTTAGTTGATACAGAAGCTTTAGCTGGATTATTTCAATTATTCGCTAATCGAATAGAGTGTGTTGTTCTCAATGCTTGTTATTCAAAATACCAGACAGAAGAAATAGCCCGACACATTGATTATGTTGTGGGTATGAATCAAGCAATTGGTGATAAAGCAGCAGTTGAATTTGCTGTAGGTTTTTATGATGCGCTAGGAGCAGGTCAAGATTATGAATTTGCCTATAAACTAGGTTGTAGCGTGATTAGAGTGGCAGGGATACCGCAGAATTTAATACCCCAACTCATCACAAAAAAAAGTTTACTTTCTCAGATTTCCCCACAGGAATTATCTACAAACTCTGGCATGGAAACAATAAATATATATATTAAACGTCCGCCGATTGAAGAAAAATGCCATAAAGCCATTTTGCAACCGGGAGCGCTGATTCGGATTAAAGCTCCGCAAAAGATGGGTAAAACCTTGCTATTAGAGAAATTGCTCGACTATGCTAGACAGCAAGGTTATCAAACAGCAAAATTAGATTTGAAACTAGCTGATAGTTCTGCCATTGCTGACTTGAAGACCTTCTTACAGTGGTTGTGCATCAATGTTTCTGACAGCCTAGAACTAGAAGCTAAGTTGGATGAATACTGGCAAGATACTATGGGGCTGAATACAAGCTGTACTCGTTACTTTCAAAAGTATTTACTATCAGTAATTGATAGTCCTATTGTTCTTGCCATAGATAATTTTGAGCGGTTGTTTAAATGTGAAAACATTTTCTCCGAATTTTGCTTACTGCTGCGGAGTTGGTATGAAACTGCCAAACAAGGGGACAGGATGGGTAAGATTTGGAAAAAGCTGAGGTTAGTGGTGGTTAATTCTACAGAAACTTATCCTACCTTAGATACTAATCGCTCACCTTTTAATGTGGGATTAGCTATTGAGTTACCTGAGTTTAACCAGCAGCAGATAGAAGAAATGGTAAAGGAACATGAATTAGATAGGCATTTAGGAGAACAAGGTTTAAATCAACTAATGGGATTGCTGGGAGGGCATCCCTATTTGCTACAAGAGACTTTGAGTAATCTTAAAAATCAAGAAATTACTCTAGAAGAAATTTTGACACTTGCTCCAACGGAACAAGGCATTTTTAGCCACCATCTGCGAGAACAACTCAAATGTTTACAAGATGATCCTCAGCTAGCAGAAGCTTATAAAAGAGTAGTAACGGCAAATGAACCTGTACAACTTAATCCTGAAATTACTTTTAAAATGCATAGCTTAGGGTTGGTGAATATTGTTCGTAATGATTGCGTTCCTAGCTGCGATTTATACCGTAAGTATTTCTCGGTGCATTTGAGGTAA
- a CDS encoding MerR family transcriptional regulator: protein MQETFFTSKQAAEITGCTLRQLQYWREKGVVVPVIGETGTGRSIYYSKPNLMELAAMLYFLSMGLSFDIASTTLNTLKDKEPELFDSGKGSRWMLLWQGHKRSLNLVMYDREQAIASLDEGKPVIPVWLDMIYQQLMNKLAG, encoded by the coding sequence ATGCAGGAAACTTTTTTTACGAGTAAACAAGCGGCTGAAATCACAGGCTGCACTCTGCGCCAGCTCCAGTACTGGCGAGAAAAGGGTGTAGTTGTTCCTGTTATCGGTGAGACAGGAACAGGGCGTAGTATTTATTACTCAAAGCCGAATTTGATGGAACTGGCAGCAATGTTATATTTTTTGTCGATGGGATTGAGTTTTGATATTGCCAGTACTACGTTGAACACCCTTAAAGACAAGGAGCCGGAGTTATTTGACTCTGGTAAAGGTAGTCGGTGGATGCTTCTTTGGCAGGGTCATAAGCGATCGCTCAATCTTGTAATGTATGACCGAGAACAAGCGATCGCATCTTTAGATGAAGGTAAACCTGTGATTCCGGTGTGGCTAGACATGATTTATCAGCAGTTGATGAATAAGTTGGCAGGTTAA
- the cas12k gene encoding type V CRISPR-associated protein Cas12k (Type V-K CRISPR systems have also been known as with the large Cas12k protein, has also been known as type V-U5, and Cas12k as C2c5.), which translates to MSQITIQCRLVASEFTRQQLWKLMAEKNTPLINELLLRVAQNPEFESWRQKGKHPSGIVKELCQPLKSHPCFIGQPGRFYTSAIAIVNYIYKSWFALMKRSQSQLEGKIRWWEMLKSDTELVEASGVTLESLRNKAAEILAELTPQSDTVKAQPAKGNKRKKTKKAKVAEGDHSISKTLFDTYRDTEDILTRCAISYLLKNGCKINNKEEDAEKFAKRRRKLEIQIERLRAKLKARIPKGRDLTDAKWLETLLLATDNVPESEEEAKSWQDSLLKKSSKVPFPVAYETNEDMTWFKNEHERICVKFNGLGEHTFQVYCDSRHLHWFQRFLEDQQIKQKSKNQHSSSLFTLRSGRIAWQEGDGKGDPWKVNRLILYCSVDTRLWTAEGTNLVRVEKAEEIAKTITQTKAKGELNVQQLAHIKRKNSSLARINNPFPRPSKPLYKGQSHILVAVSLGLEKPATVAVVDGSTSTVITYRSIKQLLGDNYKLLNQQRQQKHSLSHQRQIAQMLAAPNQMGESQLGQYVDRLLAREIVAIAQTYKAGSIVLPKLGDMREQVQSEIQAKAEQKSDLIEVQQKYAKQYRVSVYQWSYGQLLANIHSSAAKAGIVIEESKQPIRGSPQEKAKELAIAAYHSRQKS; encoded by the coding sequence ATGAGCCAAATTACTATTCAGTGTCGTTTAGTAGCAAGTGAATTTACCCGCCAACAGCTATGGAAGCTGATGGCAGAGAAAAACACGCCACTGATTAACGAACTGTTGCTCAGGGTGGCTCAAAACCCTGAGTTTGAAAGTTGGCGGCAAAAGGGCAAACACCCCAGTGGTATTGTCAAAGAACTATGCCAGCCTTTAAAAAGTCACCCTTGCTTTATTGGTCAGCCAGGGCGGTTTTACACGAGTGCGATCGCCATAGTTAACTACATCTACAAATCTTGGTTTGCCCTGATGAAGCGATCGCAATCTCAACTAGAAGGCAAAATTCGCTGGTGGGAAATGTTGAAAAGCGATACTGAATTAGTAGAAGCCAGTGGTGTGACCTTAGAGAGCCTTCGTAACAAAGCTGCTGAAATCTTGGCTGAACTTACCCCCCAGTCCGATACTGTTAAGGCACAACCAGCGAAAGGAAACAAACGTAAAAAGACTAAAAAAGCTAAAGTTGCAGAAGGCGACCATAGTATCTCTAAAACTTTATTTGACACTTACCGCGATACAGAAGATATTTTGACTCGTTGTGCAATTAGCTACTTACTCAAAAATGGATGCAAAATCAACAATAAAGAGGAAGACGCTGAAAAATTTGCTAAACGCCGCCGTAAACTAGAAATTCAGATTGAACGCCTCAGAGCAAAGCTAAAGGCACGAATCCCTAAAGGCCGAGATTTAACAGATGCTAAATGGTTAGAAACTCTTTTGCTTGCCACTGATAATGTTCCTGAAAGTGAAGAAGAGGCGAAATCTTGGCAAGACAGCCTTTTAAAAAAATCTAGCAAAGTACCTTTTCCAGTCGCTTATGAAACCAACGAAGACATGACTTGGTTTAAGAACGAGCATGAACGTATCTGTGTGAAATTCAATGGTTTGGGTGAGCATACTTTTCAAGTCTATTGTGATTCTCGCCATCTCCACTGGTTCCAACGATTTTTAGAAGACCAACAAATTAAGCAGAAGAGTAAAAACCAACACTCTAGCAGCCTATTTACTCTCCGCAGTGGGCGTATTGCTTGGCAGGAAGGGGATGGTAAAGGTGATCCTTGGAAAGTTAACCGCTTAATCCTCTACTGTTCTGTAGATACTCGCCTATGGACTGCTGAAGGAACAAACCTTGTAAGAGTTGAGAAAGCAGAAGAAATTGCTAAAACTATTACCCAGACAAAAGCCAAAGGCGAACTCAACGTTCAACAACTTGCTCATATAAAACGGAAAAACTCATCTCTAGCCAGAATTAATAACCCCTTTCCCCGTCCGAGTAAACCATTATATAAAGGTCAATCTCACATTCTTGTTGCAGTTAGCCTTGGTTTAGAGAAGCCTGCAACAGTAGCAGTGGTTGATGGTTCTACAAGTACAGTCATTACCTACCGCAGTATTAAACAACTACTAGGCGATAATTACAAACTACTAAACCAACAGCGGCAACAAAAGCATTCTTTATCCCACCAGCGCCAAATAGCTCAAATGCTCGCTGCACCCAATCAAATGGGAGAATCACAGTTAGGGCAGTATGTAGACAGATTACTGGCTAGAGAAATTGTGGCGATCGCTCAAACATATAAAGCTGGCAGTATTGTCCTCCCTAAATTGGGCGATATGCGAGAACAAGTACAAAGTGAGATTCAAGCCAAAGCCGAACAGAAATCAGACTTAATAGAAGTTCAACAAAAATATGCCAAACAGTACCGAGTTAGCGTCTATCAGTGGAGCTATGGTCAATTGCTCGCAAATATTCACTCGTCAGCGGCTAAAGCTGGAATTGTCATAGAGGAGTCAAAACAACCAATTCGAGGTAGTCCGCAAGAGAAAGCGAAAGAATTAGCGATCGCTGCTTACCATTCCCGCCAAAAAAGCTGA